A genomic segment from Fusarium keratoplasticum isolate Fu6.1 chromosome 10, whole genome shotgun sequence encodes:
- a CDS encoding Zn(2)-C6 fungal-type domain-containing protein yields MARELGLHCIDSPRQVLGSRSGFTRLEAEVGRRIWWYLCSTDWILAGLSGTLGGAYTIHPSQMAVHKPQNIDDEDCIDGEEIVGRPMDQPTCMSYFLERIRFAEIFRASLESAQFAALSPDTITFKLVQELEARMSRFWDDAPDFLCFNPGLSVIDRNASKITIQGYILNLFVHGQRCRVHLPYLARGQAGPTYTTSRAACVESARLIIRMEMQLEEEEHAFASTRLRMSIVLHHIFLAFLVLLLDICLDTNGPRQISKSPEATVAWRILQDAKAQSQQASTLVEPLGRVMRKHDVLHNAEELENWALADLGAHSSASALAPSLEFNPSTSWGSVRESSRMPQGEDNTGTSQEVSTGDWPNFLGGLHLPFI; encoded by the exons ATGGCACGCGAGCTAGGGCTTCATTGCATCGACTCTCCACGGCAGGTCTTAGGCAGCAGGTCAGGCTTTACAAGGCTCGAAGCGGAAGTTGGACGTAGGATTTGGTGGTATCTATGCAGCACTGACTG GATACTTGCTGGGCTTTCCGGCACCCTTGGCGGTGCCTACACGATACATCCATCTCAGATGGCAGTACACAAACCACAGAAtatcgacgacgaagacTGCATCGATGGGGAAGAGATAGTTGGAAGGCCGATGGACCAACCGACATGCATGTCGTACTTCCTCGAGCGGATCCGTTTTGCAGAAATTTTCCGCGCATCTCTTGAGAGCGCTCAGTTCGCAGCCCTGAGTCCAGACACTATTACCTTTAAGCTTGTGCAGGAACTGGAGGCCCGCATGTCTCGCTTCTGGGATGATGCTCCAGATTTCCTATGCTTCAACCCTGGCCTATCTGTCATTGACAGAAACGCAAGCAAAATCACGATCCAGGGATACATACTAAACTTATTCGTCCACGGCCAGAGATGCAGAGTCCATCTCCCGTATCTCGCTCGTGGCCAAGCAGGCCCAACATACACAACGTCTCGCGCAGCCTGCGTTGAGTCCGCACGACTCATCATTCGCATGGAGATGCAactggaggaggaagaacaTGCCTTTGCTTCTACAcggttgaggatgtcaaTTGTGCTGCATCACATCTTTCTGGCCTTCCTTGTTTTACTGCTGGATATCTGTCTAGATACAAATGGGCCAAGACAGATCAGCAAGTCACCGGAAGCTACTGTAGCATGGAGAATCCTGCAGGATGCAAAGGCACAATCCCAGCAAGCCTCTACTCTAGTAGAGCCACTTGGTCGGGTCATGCGAAAACATGATGTCTTGCACAATGCTGAGGAGCTAGAAAACTGGGCTTTGGCAGACTTGGGGGCTCACAGTAGTGCTTCTGCTCTCGCACCATCGTTGGAGTTTaatccatcaacatcatggGGCTCAGTGAGGGAGTCGTCACGGATGCCGCAGGGTGAGGATAATACTGGAACAAGCCAGGAGGTATCTACGGGTGACTGGCCTAATTTTCTTGGTGGATTACATCTGCCCTTTATTTAG
- a CDS encoding Clr5 domain-containing protein produces MSSTNDLHMATDSDESRVAYDEMPPMDALHLQQFDFIPPSQSQLSHPCPTLGEVGGEHLPDGSFSFPANGHTFTEQPIEPFDQYHFPSVPSQFSSMLLSGDPSAFGSHGGSMDSQNWLQQVEPLSWAGFGDETFASGPEWPSAPMEIEYMPQNPWTGILPQQMSEEPSQMAINQQSPQLLQSLEQSGIADLDYRNFVQAHSSGITYPLFMASDGVEFEGLLPQPTPHIPSLACTAQNPQQIRESQIPRRSARQNPGVSSYSNEAWEAIRPIFRDLFITQRCTLSQTSMVLELVHHFTATEYSFNTRKKRHWPDCVKNKTTATRTDSQTLSHQVPGSSQSRQKPRKVMANHPSPPEYVIRVLGSVPRALPPYLYKGQTILLLCIDKFVKGFYDSQADIESLSNPNESGDYNMMVEEWEWRVLRTRCQAVSTLVRKHETIPNPTNERPVALNRPERADTLKVIIGNLLHDKVFDKAQDPVRCSSPNQLSSIWDICRILQGLSLQQRHNDTLYVESFIHSLQDISTASGKTNHVGMTALVECLLGISPCDLQDTMRISFLCTARALSSRLGPHHPAVLESWTSYARYWDPKCLQKASFLSSYRKGLKETEKKFGHSHDYTINLLCNYASAAYYIFHDNGLARELAIGLWKRTSSACGNDETPLSWSVKAQGMAEAAKMLALLCCITHENKRKSGGEMKKLRHKLKLKGRRARKRFRATLESPPDPQDAKQAIDRLKKTVEKLDANEWDCKFVKAGLLDTLGNLTQEFCPEVQKGAAKSHRKEATEIRLEIVRNDSRRRAIDDSYPFCQTG; encoded by the exons ATGTCGTCTACCAACGATCTCCACATGGCCACTGACTCCGATGAATCTCGGGTTGCCTACGACGAGATGCCTCCTATGGATGCGCTTCATTTGCAACAGTTTGACTTCATACCACCATCACAATCACAACTATCCCATCCCTGCCCTACCCTTGGAGAAGTTGGCGGGGAACACCTCCCAGATGGTTCCTTTAGCTTCCCTGCCAATGGCCACACCTTCACTGAACAACCGATCGAGCCCTTCGATCAGTATCATTTCCCTTCGGTTCCATCTCAATTCTCGAGCATGCTTCTCAGTGGCGACCCCTCAGCTTTTGGTTCCCATGGTGGATCCATGGATAGTCAGAACTGGCTACAGCAGGTTGAACCACTCTCCTGGGCCGGCTTCGGGGACGAGACCTTCGCTTCTGGGCCTGAATGGCCTTCGGCACCAATGGAGATAGAATACATGCCCCAGAATCCATGGACGGGGATCCTCCCTCAACAAATGTCGGAAGAGCCATCTCAGATGGCCATCAACCAACAATCACCTCAGCTACTGCAATCCCTCGAGCAGTCCGGTATTGCGGATTTAGACTATCGGAATTTTGTGCAAGCTCACTCGTCAGGCATCACTTATCCTCTCTTCATGGCCAGCGATGGTGTCGAGTTCGAAGGGTTGTTGCCTCAACCCACGCCACACATTCCAAGTCTGGCTTGCACTGCACAGAACCCTCAACAGATTCGAGAATCACAGATTCCGCGAAGATCTGCCCGCCAGAATCCAGGCGTGTCTTCATATTCCAATGAGGCCTGGGAGGCTATTCGGCCGATCTTTCGAGACTTGTTTATCACCCAGAGGTGTACCTTGTCGCAAACCAGCATGGTACTCGAGTTGGTTCATCATTTCACAGCCAC AGAATATTCCTTTAATACCAGGAAAAAGAGACACTGGCCAGATTGCGTCAAAAACAAAACAACTGCCACGAGAACCGACTCCCAAACCCTCAGTCATCAGGTTCCAGGCAGTTCTCAATCCCGACAGAAGCCCAGGAAGGTTATGGCAAATCACCCTTCCCCACCTGAGTACGTGATCCGAGTCTTGGGCTCAGTTCCGCGCGCCCTTCCCCCTTATCTGTATAAGGGTCAGACCATACTACTTCTCTGCATCGACAAATTCGTGAAAGGATTCTACGACTCTCAAGCCGACATCGAGTCCCTAAGCAACCCAAATGAGTCTGGAGATTACAACATGATGGTCGAGGAATGGGAGTGGCGGGTTCTTCGGACCCGTTGCCAGGCCGTTTCTACTCTGGTTCGGAAGCACGAGACCATTCCCAACCCGACGAATGAAAGACCTGTCGCTTTGAACCGGCCCGAACGAGCAGATACATTGAAGGTGATCATCGGCAATCTACTTCACGAcaaggtctttgacaagGCACAAGACCCCGTAAGATGCTCTAGCCCAAACCAGTTGTCATCAATATGGGACATATGCCGTATCCTGCAAGGCCTTTCTCTTCAGCAAAGACACAATGATACCTTGTATGTGGAGAGCTTTATTCACTCTCTACAAGACATTTCCACTGCCTCTGGTAAAACCAACCATGTCGGGATGACTGCTCTTGTGGAATGTCTGCTGGGGATCTCGCCTTGTGATCTCCAGGACACAATGCGAATTAGCTTCCTCTGCACCGCCCGAGCATTGTCAAGCAGGCTTGGCCCCCACCACCCAGCAGTCCTGGAATCTTGGACGTCATATGCTCGGTATTGGGACCCCAAATGTCTTCAAAAGGCCAGCTTTCTGTCTTCCTACCGGAAGGGTCTTAAAGAGACTGAGAAAAAATTCGGTCATAGCCATGACTACACCATCAATCTTTTGTGCAACTATGCTTCCGCAGCATACTATATCTTCCACGACAATGGACTTGCCAGAGAGCTTGCTATCGGTCTCTGGAAACGTACGTCGAGTGCCTGTGGTAACGACGAAACACCGTTATCATGGTCCGTTAAGGCCCAGGGAATGGCCGAAGCCGCCAAGATGCTTGCCTTGCTCTGCTGCATTACCCACGAGAACAAACGCAAGAGTGGCGGCGAGATGAAAAAGCTTAGGCATAAGCTGAAGTTGAAAGGACGCAGGGCACGGAAAAGGTTCCGCGCTACTCTGGAGTCTCCACCGGATCCCCAGGATGCCAAACAAGCTATCGATCGCCTCAAGAAAACGGTTGAGAAGCTAGATGCGAACGAATGGGATTGCAAATTTGTCAAAGCAGGGCTACTAGACACTTTGGGAAATTTGACCCAAGAGTTCTGTCCTGAGGTGCAGAAAGGTGCTGCCAAATCTCATCGTAAGGAAGCCACAGAGATTCGCCTTGAAATAGTAAGAAACGATTCAAGACGAAGAGCAATAGATGATTCTTACCCCTTTTGCCAAACAGGATGA
- a CDS encoding PKS-ER domain-containing protein, which produces MKEAFISPDTQVEIREVPIPVPKAGTNPKDWKVPIFLQKSVNSGDDVAGIIEAVGAGVSEFKPGDRVAGMHEIGTAHGSFAEFAITPASTTFHIPDNVTFEEAVTIPLNGLVAAYGLYHVLRLPAPWSPTGIKKTPFVIHGAGTAIGALAIKLVKAANIHPIIATAGNSSDFVNSLLDTEKGDALVDYQQPHDKFVAEIHSAIVKAGGGPAWYGLDCATNHDGAPEYKGVLDGALGLQAGLEDSAGRKPLVATVQAGSKFTGHVDGGDINVMVAHTGSNEEKCLAYTASRLFAYGLASGWLTGHPTEVVEGGLEGVGEALRRLKSEQVFGKKLIIKIGEL; this is translated from the exons CAAAGGCCG GTACAAACCCCAAAGATTGGAAGGTCCCAATCTTTCTCCAGAAGTCTGTAAACTCTGGCGATGATGTTGCAGGTATCATCGAGGCGGTAGGTGCTGGAGTGTCCGAGTTCAAGCCCGGAGACCGCGTGGCTGGTATGCACGAGATTGGGACAGCACATGGCTCCTTTGCCGAGTTCGCCATCACACCTGCTTCTACGACATTCCATATTCCCGACAATGTTACATTCGAGGAG GCTGTCACGATTCCATTGAATGGTCTTGTTGCAGCATATGGTCTCTATCACGTCCTTCGTCTACCGGCACCTTGGTCACCCACCGGGATAAAGAAAACTCCTTTCGTCATCCACGGCGCTGGAACAGCTATAGGTGCCCTCGCTATCAAGCTCGTCAAAGCCGCAAACATCCACCCAATTATTGCAACGGCCGGCAATTCGAGCGATTTTGTCAACAGTCTTCTCGACACTGAGAAGGGCGATGCTCTTGTTGATTACCAGCAACCGCACGACAAGTTTGTAGCCGAGATCCACTCGGCTATTGTCAAGGCCGGTGGTGGTCCGGCTTGGTATGGTTTGGATTGTGCTACGAATCATGACGGTGCTCCCGAGTACAAGGGTGTCCTAGACGGCGCCTTGGGACTGCAGGCTGGTTTGGAAGACTCGGCCGGAAGAAAGCCGCTTGTTGCTACCGTTCAAGCTGGATCCAAGTTTACAGGTCATGTAGACGGCGGTGACATCAACGTCATGGTCGCACACACTGGCAGCAACGAAGAGAAGTGTCTTGCGTACACGGCCAGCCGACTCTTCGCATATGGCCTGGCTAGTGGCTGGTTGACGGGTCATCCTACAGAGGTGGTAGAGGGAGGTTTGGAAGGAGTGGGAGAGGCTCTTCGAAGACTCAAGAGTGAGCAGGTCTTTGGAAAGAAGTTGATCATTAAAATCGGAGAGCTGTGA
- a CDS encoding FMN-red domain-containing protein: MAAVKKVALITTSTRKPRVGPKVASVVHEIIKNDTDASSGVEITPVDVADFNLPIYDEEVIPAMVPAKASFSKPHTIAWSTEVGKYDAYILVIPEYNFGIAGATKNAIDYLYNEWIGKPAAIVSYGIQGGTFASEQLNKALTGMKLRVAETRPSLKFHGGNGPDLFLAMGSGGLGEDTKKDIEAEAPIILKAFQELKELLNAEKTQESA; the protein is encoded by the coding sequence ATGGCCGCTGTCAAAAAAGTCGCCCTCATTACAACCAGCACCCGAAAGCCCAGAGTTGGCCCAAAAGTAGCCAGTGTGGTCCATGAAATCATCAAGAACGACACGGATGCATCTAGCGGTGTTGAGATCACGCCGGTTGATGTCGCCGACTTCAACTTGCCCATCTACGATGAAGAGGTGATCCCCGCCATGGTTCCTGCCAAggcatccttctccaagccacACACGATCGCCTGGAGTACCGAGGTGGGAAAATATGACGCCTACATCCTCGTCATTCCCGAATACAACTTTGGCATAGCCGGAGCTACCAAGAATGCCATCGACTACCTCTACAACGAGTGGATCGGCAAGCCGGCTGCGATCGTCAGTTACGGCATCCAGGGAGGAACGTTTGCGAGCGAGCAACTCAACAAAGCGTTGACGGGAATGAAGCTGCGCGTTGCGGAGACGCGACCTTCCCTAAAGTTCCACGGTGGTAACGGGCCTGATCTCTTTCTTGCTATGGGGTCGGGTGGTCTAGGCGAGGACACAAAGAAAGATATTGAAGCTGAGGCACCAATTATTCTCAAGGCGTTCCAggagctgaaggagctgCTCAACGCCGAGAAGACTCAGGAGTCAGCCTAA